The following are encoded together in the Proteiniphilum saccharofermentans genome:
- a CDS encoding 3-keto-disaccharide hydrolase: MKKIVITAMAAIVTISAWAQEPKWENLFNGRNLRGWEKLNGTAEYKIEDNAIVGISKMNTPNTFLATKKMYSDFILEFEFKVDDGLNSGVQFRSNSLKDYMNGRVHGYQFEIDPSSRAWTGGIYDEARRGWLYPMNYNPEGQKAFKNGEWNKARIEAIGSTIRTWVNGVPCADLLDNTTMSGFIALQVHSIGKAELEGKTVAWRNIRILTQDLGQFKTPEDNKVKQINAIANTISGREAAEGWKLLWDGKTTNGWRGAKLDNFPEKGWSFENGILKVHKSGGGESTNGGDIVTTRPYKNFILKVDFRITEGANSGIKYFVDTNLNKGEGSAIGCEFQILDDRRHPDAKLGVEGNRTLGSLYDLIPAPKDKPFRGGFFNTAMVVVKGNHVEHWLNGVKIIEYQRNNQMWEALVNYSKYKDWPNFGNAEEGLILLQDHGDEVWFQNIKIKELE; the protein is encoded by the coding sequence ATGAAAAAAATAGTAATAACAGCTATGGCAGCGATAGTAACCATTTCTGCATGGGCACAGGAACCGAAATGGGAAAATCTGTTCAATGGTCGTAACTTGCGGGGATGGGAAAAACTGAACGGTACTGCGGAATACAAAATAGAGGACAACGCCATCGTCGGTATTTCAAAAATGAATACCCCCAATACATTCCTTGCCACAAAAAAAATGTATAGTGATTTTATCCTGGAATTTGAATTCAAGGTCGACGATGGTCTGAATTCCGGTGTCCAATTCCGGAGTAATAGTCTGAAAGATTATATGAATGGCCGTGTGCATGGTTATCAGTTCGAAATTGATCCATCTTCAAGGGCATGGACCGGAGGTATCTACGACGAAGCTCGTCGGGGATGGCTCTATCCGATGAACTACAATCCCGAGGGGCAGAAAGCATTTAAAAATGGAGAGTGGAACAAAGCCCGTATCGAAGCAATCGGAAGCACTATCCGTACATGGGTGAACGGTGTTCCGTGCGCCGACCTGCTGGATAACACCACCATGTCGGGTTTCATCGCTTTGCAGGTACATTCTATCGGCAAAGCCGAACTGGAAGGAAAGACAGTTGCCTGGCGTAATATCAGGATACTTACGCAAGATCTGGGACAATTCAAAACCCCGGAGGATAATAAAGTGAAACAGATCAATGCAATTGCCAATACCATTTCCGGACGTGAAGCGGCAGAGGGCTGGAAATTGTTGTGGGACGGCAAGACTACTAACGGATGGCGTGGAGCTAAACTGGATAATTTCCCCGAAAAAGGATGGTCTTTTGAAAATGGTATTCTGAAAGTACATAAGAGTGGCGGAGGCGAATCCACCAACGGTGGCGATATTGTCACTACCCGCCCCTACAAGAACTTTATCCTGAAGGTAGATTTCAGGATTACCGAAGGTGCTAACAGCGGCATCAAATATTTTGTGGATACCAACCTGAATAAAGGGGAAGGATCGGCTATCGGTTGTGAATTCCAGATACTGGACGACAGGCGGCACCCCGACGCGAAGCTGGGCGTTGAGGGGAACCGGACATTGGGTTCGCTCTACGACCTGATACCGGCACCCAAAGACAAACCTTTCCGTGGCGGATTCTTCAATACCGCCATGGTAGTTGTCAAGGGGAATCATGTGGAGCATTGGCTGAATGGTGTTAAGATCATTGAATACCAACGTAACAACCAGATGTGGGAAGCACTGGTAAACTACAGTAAATATAAGGACTGGCCTAATTTTGGCAATGCAGAGGAGGGATTGATTCTCCTGCAGGACCATGGTGATGAAGTCTGGTTCCAGAATATCAAGATTAAAGAACTGGAATAA
- a CDS encoding Gfo/Idh/MocA family oxidoreductase, whose translation MTTRREFIKNTALASAGLAMGGISTKMNAASYSRVAGANKKVNLAHIGIGNRGWEIINDFDKTGLANVVALCDVDLGAEHTKKALDKFPNAKRFKDFREMFDKMGNEIEAVAIATPDFAHFPAVMMSMAEGKHVYVEKPLTRTFHESELLLKAAKKYPNVVTQMGNQGHSEANYFQFKAWKEAGIIKDVTAVTAHMNNPRRWHGWDPNIKKFPAAEPIPETLDWDIWLMAQRYHDYNKDFHYGQWRCWYDFGMGALGDWGAHIIDTVHEFLDLGLPEEVTPLKLKDHNDYFFPMSSTIEFKFPARGNMPPLVITWYDGLDNIPSVPQGYGVSELDPNIPSVGGGQIQPAKLNPGKEIYSKELTFKGGSHGSTLSIIPEEKAKAMEKDLPEVPKSPSDHFANFLLACQGKEKTRSPFEISAPLSQVFCLGVAAQRLNRKIVFDRNTKRVTNDTFANAYLTGEPPRKGWEDFYKI comes from the coding sequence ATGACAACGAGAAGAGAATTTATCAAAAACACAGCTCTGGCGTCAGCAGGGTTGGCCATGGGCGGTATATCTACCAAAATGAATGCTGCCAGTTACAGTAGGGTTGCAGGTGCCAATAAAAAGGTGAATCTGGCCCATATCGGTATTGGAAACAGGGGATGGGAAATCATCAACGATTTCGACAAGACGGGATTAGCCAACGTAGTTGCCCTTTGTGATGTTGATTTGGGAGCTGAACATACAAAGAAGGCACTCGACAAGTTTCCCAATGCAAAACGGTTCAAAGATTTCAGGGAAATGTTTGACAAAATGGGTAACGAGATTGAGGCAGTGGCTATTGCTACTCCCGACTTTGCTCACTTCCCGGCGGTAATGATGTCGATGGCCGAAGGCAAACATGTTTACGTGGAAAAACCCTTGACACGTACTTTTCATGAATCGGAACTGCTCCTGAAAGCGGCAAAGAAGTATCCGAATGTAGTCACTCAGATGGGTAACCAGGGCCATTCGGAGGCCAACTATTTCCAGTTTAAAGCCTGGAAAGAGGCAGGTATTATCAAAGATGTGACGGCTGTCACGGCGCATATGAACAACCCGCGTCGCTGGCACGGATGGGATCCCAATATCAAAAAATTCCCCGCTGCCGAACCTATCCCCGAAACGCTGGATTGGGACATATGGTTGATGGCACAGCGATACCATGACTACAACAAAGATTTCCATTACGGGCAGTGGCGCTGCTGGTACGATTTTGGAATGGGTGCCTTGGGCGACTGGGGTGCACATATTATCGACACGGTGCACGAATTCCTCGATCTGGGTCTACCGGAAGAAGTCACTCCATTGAAACTGAAAGATCATAACGATTATTTCTTCCCGATGTCGAGCACCATAGAATTCAAATTTCCGGCACGGGGCAACATGCCGCCGCTGGTTATCACCTGGTATGATGGTCTGGACAATATTCCGTCAGTTCCCCAAGGATACGGTGTTTCGGAACTTGACCCTAATATTCCATCTGTGGGAGGTGGACAGATACAGCCGGCCAAACTGAATCCCGGGAAAGAGATTTATAGCAAGGAACTTACCTTCAAGGGAGGATCGCATGGTAGTACACTGAGCATTATCCCTGAAGAGAAGGCAAAAGCGATGGAGAAAGACCTTCCCGAAGTGCCGAAGAGTCCATCCGACCATTTTGCAAACTTCCTGTTGGCTTGCCAGGGCAAGGAGAAAACACGTTCTCCGTTTGAAATATCCGCTCCTCTGAGTCAGGTGTTCTGCCTGGGTGTAGCTGCACAGCGGCTAAACCGCAAGATTGTGTTCGACCGCAATACCAAACGGGTTACCAACGATACCTTTGCGAATGCATATCTCACCGGGGAGCCTCCGAGAAAAGGATGGGAAGATTTTTATAAGATATAA
- a CDS encoding lactate racemase domain-containing protein — translation MIYYENGSPTTALSHEDMRRGLYEALDKLGERQKVLAVPPDYTRLPSRAGELTEITWEYYGDKLTDILPALGTHTPMTEGQIDHMFGKTPKTLFRDHDWRNDVITLGEVPAEYIRDISEGKVDFAWPAQVNKLLVEGGFDLILSIGQVVPHEVVGMANYNKNILVGTGGSEGINKSHYIGAVYGMERMMGKSDTPVRRVFNYATENYLKELPIVYVLTVVGVNSEGVQQTYGLFVGDDLEVFDRAARLSLQVNFVMVEKPLKKVIVWLDPTEFKSTWLGNKSIYRTRMAIADRGELIVLAPALKEFGEDKAIDLLIRKYGYFGTDYTLKAVSENQELRNNLGAAAHLIHGSSEGRFSVTYCPGKEAWNLTREEIESVGFHWGDIDEIMQKYDPLRLKEGFNRLDDGEEVYYISSPALGLWAHKDRFA, via the coding sequence ATGATTTATTACGAAAATGGTTCTCCCACGACCGCTCTCTCTCATGAGGATATGAGGAGGGGATTGTATGAAGCATTGGATAAATTGGGCGAACGGCAAAAAGTTCTTGCCGTTCCGCCTGATTATACCCGCCTGCCCAGCCGTGCCGGTGAACTTACCGAAATCACATGGGAATATTACGGTGACAAACTGACTGATATTCTCCCGGCATTGGGGACACATACCCCCATGACTGAAGGGCAGATCGACCATATGTTTGGAAAGACGCCTAAAACACTTTTTCGCGACCATGACTGGAGGAATGATGTAATTACGTTGGGTGAGGTGCCGGCTGAGTACATTCGTGATATCTCGGAAGGTAAAGTGGATTTCGCCTGGCCGGCACAAGTAAATAAATTATTGGTAGAAGGCGGTTTCGACCTTATCCTCTCCATCGGACAGGTAGTTCCTCATGAAGTAGTGGGGATGGCCAACTACAACAAGAATATCCTGGTTGGTACCGGTGGAAGCGAAGGGATCAATAAGAGTCATTATATAGGAGCCGTTTACGGTATGGAACGGATGATGGGAAAATCTGATACTCCGGTCAGGCGTGTATTTAACTATGCTACCGAAAACTATTTAAAAGAGCTGCCTATCGTTTATGTCCTGACTGTGGTAGGGGTAAATTCCGAAGGAGTGCAGCAGACCTACGGTCTGTTTGTGGGGGACGACTTAGAGGTATTCGACCGTGCAGCCCGGCTCTCTTTGCAGGTCAACTTCGTGATGGTGGAAAAACCATTGAAGAAGGTGATTGTATGGCTCGATCCTACCGAATTTAAAAGCACATGGTTAGGGAATAAATCGATCTACCGCACACGGATGGCTATTGCCGACCGAGGTGAACTGATCGTACTGGCTCCGGCATTGAAAGAATTCGGAGAAGACAAAGCTATTGATTTGCTGATCCGTAAATATGGCTATTTCGGAACGGATTATACTTTGAAAGCGGTATCCGAAAACCAGGAACTCAGGAATAATCTGGGTGCAGCAGCACATCTTATTCACGGATCTTCTGAAGGGCGTTTTTCTGTCACCTACTGTCCCGGTAAAGAGGCCTGGAATCTTACGCGGGAAGAGATAGAGAGCGTCGGGTTCCATTGGGGCGATATCGATGAGATTATGCAGAAGTATGATCCCTTGCGCCTCAAAGAGGGCTTTAACAGGCTTGACGATGGAGAGGAGGTCTACTATATCTCGAGTCCTGCTCTTGGTTTATGGGCACATAAAGACCGGTTTGCTTAA
- the gnd gene encoding decarboxylating NADP(+)-dependent phosphogluconate dehydrogenase codes for MNKKADIGLIGLAVMGENLVLNMESKGYTVAVFNRTVDKVDAFVNGRGKGKNFIGAHSLQELVESLERPRKVMMLVKAGKPVDDFIEQLIPLLEPGDIIIDGGNSHFPDTIRRTKYVESKGLLYIGTGVSGGEEGALKGPSMMPGGSPEAWPHVKEIFQAVAAKVDGGVPCCDWVGENGAGHFVKMVHNGIEYGDMQIINEAYHLMKELLGMDAFEQHEVFKRWNSGVLDSYLIEITTDIMAYKDEDGSPLVEKILDTAGQKGTGKWTAVTALDLGIPLTLIGESVFSRCLSAQKDLRVKASEVISGKKSGFKGDKQQFVNDLEKALYGAKIISYAQGYDLMMEAAKEYDWNLNYGGIALMWRGGCIIRSRFLGDIKKAFDNNPLLENLLLDDFFKGAVLSAEESWRRVCATALQNGIPVPALTSALCYFDGFRSARLPANLLQAQRDYFGAHQYERVDKARGEFFHTDWTGRGGNTASTTYDV; via the coding sequence ATGAATAAAAAAGCAGATATCGGATTGATCGGATTGGCCGTGATGGGTGAAAATCTGGTCTTAAATATGGAAAGTAAGGGCTATACGGTAGCCGTGTTCAACCGTACGGTTGACAAAGTAGATGCGTTTGTCAACGGACGGGGAAAAGGGAAAAATTTTATCGGTGCACACTCCCTGCAGGAGTTGGTAGAATCCTTAGAGCGGCCACGCAAAGTGATGATGCTGGTAAAAGCGGGTAAGCCTGTGGACGATTTTATCGAACAACTCATCCCGCTGCTTGAACCGGGTGATATTATTATCGACGGCGGGAACAGCCATTTCCCCGACACCATCCGCAGAACGAAATATGTAGAGAGTAAAGGATTGCTCTATATCGGTACTGGCGTTTCCGGTGGTGAAGAGGGAGCCCTCAAAGGGCCTTCCATGATGCCGGGCGGATCGCCGGAAGCGTGGCCTCATGTGAAAGAGATCTTTCAGGCGGTTGCTGCTAAAGTCGATGGGGGTGTTCCCTGCTGCGACTGGGTGGGAGAGAACGGTGCCGGCCACTTCGTGAAGATGGTCCACAACGGCATCGAGTACGGCGATATGCAGATTATCAACGAAGCATATCACCTGATGAAAGAACTGCTCGGCATGGATGCTTTTGAGCAGCATGAAGTATTCAAAAGGTGGAACAGCGGCGTGCTGGATTCCTACCTGATCGAGATCACCACAGATATCATGGCGTATAAGGATGAGGATGGAAGTCCATTGGTAGAAAAAATCCTTGATACCGCAGGCCAGAAAGGTACCGGTAAATGGACTGCTGTGACAGCGCTCGATCTGGGTATTCCGCTTACACTGATCGGCGAGTCGGTCTTTTCGCGTTGTCTCTCGGCTCAAAAAGATCTGAGGGTAAAAGCTTCGGAAGTCATCTCCGGAAAAAAATCCGGTTTCAAAGGAGATAAACAGCAATTCGTCAATGACCTGGAGAAAGCGCTTTATGGCGCCAAAATTATCTCCTATGCACAGGGTTACGACCTGATGATGGAAGCAGCCAAAGAATATGACTGGAACCTTAATTACGGGGGGATCGCCCTGATGTGGCGCGGTGGATGTATTATCCGCTCCCGTTTCCTGGGTGATATCAAGAAAGCGTTTGATAACAACCCCTTATTGGAAAATCTCTTGCTTGACGACTTCTTCAAAGGAGCAGTGTTATCAGCAGAAGAGAGCTGGCGCAGAGTTTGTGCAACAGCTTTACAGAATGGAATTCCTGTACCGGCACTTACTTCAGCTTTGTGCTATTTCGATGGTTTCAGAAGCGCACGACTCCCGGCTAACCTGTTGCAGGCGCAGCGTGACTATTTCGGTGCCCATCAGTATGAAAGGGTGGACAAAGCACGTGGCGAGTTCTTCCATACCGATTGGACCGGACGTGGCGGAAACACTGCCTCTACGACGTATGATGTTTGA
- a CDS encoding PfkB family carbohydrate kinase yields the protein MSLVLRKEFKYSLVVPTSMGVRITPVDAQPVQSTNMFRMQATSAETNVASISSYLGLPVKVLTTFVKDSPIAAFIKADLKARNMEYEGPEVPQGDPWGYRHQFNIADSGFGLRGPRVQNDRAGEVGKTLNVKDFDLERIFGKEGVQVVHLSGLIAALSPDTSNFCLEIARYAKKHDTLISFDLNHRATFWKGREKELKEAFTEIVSLSDIVIGNEEDFQLCLGIEGPKAGGENIGGTLDAFKGMILNAHKAFPHVSVFANTLREVISANEHLWGAIVYENGNWYEAPLRRINVMDRIGGGDGFVGGLLYSILKGMEPEKWVQFAWASGALATTFLTDYAQPADEEVIWSIWKGNARVVR from the coding sequence ATGTCTTTAGTATTAAGAAAAGAATTCAAATATTCATTGGTGGTACCTACCAGTATGGGGGTACGCATTACGCCGGTAGATGCACAGCCGGTGCAGAGTACCAATATGTTTCGGATGCAGGCAACCAGCGCAGAGACCAATGTGGCAAGTATCTCCTCTTATCTCGGTCTCCCTGTAAAGGTACTCACAACTTTTGTGAAAGATAGCCCGATCGCTGCTTTTATCAAGGCTGACCTGAAGGCACGCAATATGGAGTATGAGGGGCCTGAGGTGCCTCAGGGCGATCCCTGGGGATATCGGCATCAATTCAATATTGCCGACAGCGGTTTTGGATTGCGTGGTCCGCGGGTACAGAACGACCGGGCAGGTGAAGTGGGAAAAACGCTGAATGTAAAAGATTTTGATCTGGAACGGATCTTCGGTAAGGAAGGCGTACAAGTGGTACACCTTTCCGGCCTTATTGCGGCACTTTCTCCTGACACAAGCAACTTCTGTCTCGAAATAGCGCGTTATGCCAAAAAGCATGATACCCTAATTTCTTTCGACCTGAATCACCGCGCGACTTTTTGGAAGGGTCGGGAAAAGGAGTTGAAAGAAGCATTTACGGAGATTGTTTCTCTTTCCGATATAGTTATAGGTAATGAAGAAGATTTTCAGCTTTGCCTCGGTATTGAAGGTCCGAAAGCAGGAGGTGAAAATATTGGTGGAACGCTGGATGCTTTCAAAGGGATGATCCTGAATGCGCATAAAGCGTTTCCTCATGTTTCGGTTTTTGCCAATACGCTGCGTGAGGTGATTAGCGCCAATGAGCATCTCTGGGGTGCTATTGTGTATGAAAATGGGAACTGGTACGAAGCTCCATTACGGAGGATCAACGTGATGGATCGGATTGGTGGTGGTGACGGTTTTGTGGGGGGATTGCTCTATAGCATCCTGAAAGGGATGGAACCCGAAAAATGGGTGCAGTTTGCCTGGGCGAGTGGTGCACTGGCTACTACCTTCCTGACAGATTATGCCCAGCCGGCCGATGAGGAAGTGATATGGAGCATCTGGAAAGGTAACGCGAGAGTGGTCCGTTGA
- a CDS encoding SDR family oxidoreductase, whose product MYELFDIKGKVIVITGGTGVLGSSMVEYLAAHGAKVAVLARNKEKGDELIQKVKAAGGDAMFLQTDVTDEVVLKRNAEEIAAKYGKIDVLINGAGGNMPGATIGPDNTIFDLKADDFRKVVDLNLMGTVIPILVFAEYMVREKKGNIVNISSASALRPLTRVAGYGAAKAAVTNFTKYMAGELAIKFGEDFRVNALCPGFFITEQNRALLTNPDGSYSARGNTIIAHTPFRRFGNPEDLLGTLHYLVSDASKFVTGTVAIVDGGFDSFSI is encoded by the coding sequence ATGTACGAATTATTTGATATTAAAGGAAAAGTGATTGTTATCACGGGTGGAACCGGAGTATTGGGTTCTTCAATGGTAGAGTATCTGGCCGCACACGGTGCAAAAGTGGCAGTACTGGCGCGAAACAAGGAAAAAGGCGACGAACTGATACAAAAAGTAAAAGCTGCCGGAGGAGATGCCATGTTCCTTCAAACTGATGTGACTGATGAGGTAGTGCTGAAGAGAAATGCTGAAGAAATCGCTGCCAAATACGGCAAGATAGATGTGCTGATCAATGGTGCCGGTGGAAATATGCCGGGTGCGACTATCGGTCCCGATAATACTATCTTCGATTTGAAAGCTGACGATTTCCGGAAGGTGGTCGATCTGAATCTGATGGGAACGGTTATCCCCATACTGGTTTTTGCTGAATATATGGTCAGAGAGAAGAAGGGTAATATCGTAAATATCTCTTCTGCATCGGCTTTGCGTCCGCTAACGCGTGTCGCAGGATATGGCGCAGCCAAAGCGGCAGTTACTAACTTCACCAAATATATGGCAGGAGAGCTGGCTATTAAATTCGGTGAAGATTTTCGAGTGAATGCGTTATGTCCCGGTTTTTTCATTACAGAGCAGAACAGGGCATTACTCACTAATCCCGATGGATCCTATTCCGCACGGGGAAATACCATTATTGCACACACCCCTTTCCGCCGATTCGGGAATCCTGAAGACTTGTTGGGAACGCTCCATTATCTGGTAAGCGATGCTTCGAAATTTGTGACGGGAACGGTAGCCATCGTTGACGGAGGCTTCGATTCGTTCAGTATTTGA
- a CDS encoding tagaturonate epimerase family protein, whose product MQLGKYSIGVGDRFTHQGKAQLRAIMKANEKGGLDISPVWNKSNREHIYVGTQPADTRREADEAVNALDFKGLYFVDADHINLSTVAKYVEVSDFFTLDVAAFIGNESSPEEVAAFVASCQKYMGRLQIPGMEEPLNVTEELLRDIAAKFLAATQHASEIYAYLRKEKGEGNFITEVSMDEVESPQTPVELLFILKMLADKGVPAQTIAPKFTGRFNKGVDYVGDLVQFAKEFEEDVLVIDFAVKEFGLPEELKLSVHSGSDKFSIYPIMADIIARHDKGLHLKTAGTTWLEEVIGLAVAGGEGLELAKKIYENSYNRQEELCAPYADVINIDGSQLPSVEEVNSWTGEKFANTLRHIPGHPDYNPNFRQLIHVAYKVAAEMGSEYTDLLVKYADVIGRCVEENIYDRHLRRLFNI is encoded by the coding sequence ATGCAATTAGGAAAATACAGTATAGGAGTAGGAGATAGGTTCACTCATCAGGGAAAAGCGCAGCTGCGTGCTATCATGAAGGCGAATGAAAAAGGAGGATTGGATATCAGTCCGGTATGGAATAAATCTAACAGGGAACATATTTATGTTGGTACACAACCGGCAGATACCCGCAGGGAGGCTGACGAGGCTGTCAATGCCCTGGATTTCAAAGGGCTCTATTTTGTGGATGCCGATCATATCAATCTCAGCACGGTTGCTAAATATGTAGAGGTATCTGACTTCTTCACGTTGGATGTAGCTGCATTTATCGGTAATGAGAGCAGTCCGGAAGAAGTAGCCGCTTTTGTAGCTTCCTGTCAGAAATATATGGGCAGGTTGCAAATTCCCGGTATGGAGGAGCCTTTGAATGTAACTGAAGAGTTATTGCGTGATATCGCAGCCAAGTTCCTTGCCGCCACACAACATGCATCGGAAATCTATGCCTATCTGAGAAAAGAAAAGGGTGAAGGTAACTTCATCACGGAAGTTTCTATGGACGAAGTAGAGTCTCCTCAGACTCCGGTCGAGTTGCTTTTTATTTTGAAAATGCTTGCCGACAAGGGTGTACCTGCCCAGACAATTGCTCCTAAGTTTACAGGCCGCTTTAATAAGGGCGTCGATTACGTAGGCGATCTGGTACAGTTTGCCAAAGAGTTTGAAGAAGATGTGCTTGTGATCGATTTTGCAGTGAAAGAATTTGGACTGCCTGAAGAGTTGAAGCTGAGCGTTCACTCGGGGAGTGATAAATTCTCCATTTACCCGATCATGGCAGACATTATCGCAAGACACGACAAGGGGCTCCATCTGAAAACCGCCGGTACCACCTGGCTCGAGGAGGTGATCGGCCTGGCCGTAGCTGGCGGAGAAGGGCTTGAGCTGGCAAAAAAGATTTATGAGAATTCATATAACAGGCAGGAGGAACTGTGCGCTCCCTATGCCGATGTGATCAATATAGATGGCTCACAACTCCCTTCCGTGGAGGAGGTCAATAGCTGGACGGGGGAGAAGTTTGCCAATACGCTCCGGCATATCCCGGGACATCCCGACTACAATCCCAATTTCCGTCAACTCATTCATGTGGCGTATAAAGTAGCTGCGGAAATGGGAAGCGAATATACCGACCTGCTCGTCAAATATGCCGACGTAATCGGTAGATGTGTGGAAGAGAATATCTACGACAGGCATCTCAGGAGACTGTTTAATATATAG
- the uxaC gene encoding glucuronate isomerase — protein MKSFIHEDFLLQTDAAKELYHEHAKMQPIIDYHCHLNPEYIAKDHAFDNLGQIWLEGDHYKWRAMRTNGVEERYCTGKDTSDWEKFEKWAETVPYTMRNPLYHWTHLELKTAFGVDKLLKPETAKEIFDKCTEQLRTPEFSARGLMKKFKVEVVCTTDDPADSLEHHLALKEEQFEIKVLPTWRPDKAMAVENPQEYRAYLEKLSDVSGVAINRFSDLIEALRKRHDFFAGVGCKLSDHGIEEFYAEPYTQAEIEQIFNKVYGGKELVREEILKFKSAMLYEGAIMDWEKGWTQQFHYGAIRNNNTRLFKQLGPDTGFDSIGDFNVAKAMSRFFDQLDKDNRLAKTIIYNLNPRDNDLIATMIGNFQDGSVAGKIQFGSGWWFLDQKTGMEAQMNSLSNLGLLSRFVGMLTDSRSFLSYPRHEYFRRILCNLIGNDVEQGLLPASEMKFLGEMVENISYNNAREFFRF, from the coding sequence ATGAAAAGTTTTATTCATGAAGATTTTTTGCTTCAGACGGATGCAGCGAAAGAGTTGTATCATGAACATGCAAAAATGCAACCTATTATTGACTACCATTGTCACCTGAACCCTGAGTATATCGCCAAGGATCATGCTTTCGATAATCTGGGTCAGATATGGCTCGAAGGAGACCACTATAAGTGGCGTGCCATGCGTACCAATGGAGTGGAAGAGAGGTACTGCACCGGAAAAGATACCTCCGATTGGGAAAAATTTGAGAAATGGGCCGAAACGGTACCCTACACCATGCGGAACCCATTGTATCATTGGACTCACCTGGAATTAAAGACTGCTTTTGGTGTGGACAAGCTTCTGAAACCTGAAACGGCGAAAGAGATATTCGACAAATGTACAGAGCAGTTGCGTACTCCTGAATTTTCTGCCCGGGGATTGATGAAAAAATTTAAAGTGGAGGTGGTCTGTACCACCGATGATCCTGCCGATAGTTTAGAGCATCATCTGGCGCTTAAAGAGGAGCAATTTGAGATCAAAGTCCTGCCGACCTGGCGTCCCGATAAAGCGATGGCGGTGGAGAATCCGCAAGAGTACCGTGCATACCTGGAAAAACTTTCTGATGTGTCGGGAGTGGCCATCAACCGGTTCAGCGACCTGATCGAAGCACTTCGTAAGCGACACGACTTCTTTGCCGGTGTGGGTTGTAAACTTTCCGACCACGGTATCGAGGAGTTCTATGCCGAACCCTATACACAGGCCGAAATTGAACAGATCTTCAATAAAGTGTATGGTGGAAAAGAACTGGTAAGAGAGGAGATACTGAAATTCAAATCGGCCATGCTTTATGAAGGTGCCATAATGGATTGGGAAAAAGGATGGACACAACAATTCCATTATGGAGCTATCCGTAACAACAATACCCGCTTGTTCAAACAACTCGGTCCTGATACCGGTTTCGATTCTATCGGTGATTTTAATGTAGCAAAAGCGATGAGCCGTTTCTTCGATCAACTGGACAAAGACAACCGGTTGGCCAAGACCATCATTTATAACCTGAACCCCAGGGATAACGATCTCATCGCTACTATGATCGGCAACTTCCAGGATGGATCAGTGGCAGGAAAGATACAGTTTGGTTCAGGATGGTGGTTTCTTGATCAGAAGACAGGGATGGAGGCGCAGATGAACTCTCTCTCTAATCTGGGACTGCTGAGTCGCTTTGTAGGAATGTTGACCGATTCACGCAGTTTCCTCTCTTATCCGCGTCACGAATATTTCCGGCGGATATTATGTAATCTCATTGGGAATGACGTCGAGCAGGGGCTGTTGCCTGCTTCCGAAATGAAATTCCTTGGGGAGATGGTAGAGAATATATCTTATAACAATGCAAGAGAGTTTTTTAGATTTTAG